The region GATATCCAGCCAGATCTTCGTCTCCGGCCTTGGCCTCGCCTGCTTCACAAACTGCAGCAGCGACCGGTGATCCCACCAGATGGAAGGGCTCATCACCGCCAGCTGCCCAAACGTCTCCGGATGTCCCAACCCGAGGTAAAGCGAGATCAAGCCGCCCAGCGACGATCCCCCCAACCCCGTGTGAACCGCCCCGCGCAGCGTCCGAAACTCATGATCGATGTGCGGTTTCAACTCCTCCACCAGCAGCCGCCCGTAAAGCTTTCCGTCCCCGCCGCCCATCCTGAAATCCTTCGTCGGCGTGTACTCCGCCATGCGCCGCAGTCCGGTATTCGCCACGCCGACCAGGATTACCGGCTCGACCAGCCCTTCGGCGATCATGCGGTCTGCCGTCTCGCCCACGCGCCAGGTGCGGCCGGGGATGTACGACGTGCGCCCATCGATCAGGTTCTGCCCGTCATGAAGGTAGAAGACCGGAAAGTGCCGCTCCGGCTCACTCTCATAGCACTCCGGTAGATAGACGCACACGCACCGAGTCTCAGGCTCAGGCAGCACGGCAGAGTGCAGCTCAAACAGCTCCAGCCGCTCGATCCGATCCTCCGGCTCAGTCTCCATCCGCACCAGGCTCGCAGGCTCGGCCTGAACTGCAGTCTGAACTCCAGTCTGCGGCTCCCCGATCCTCATCCGGAAAAGGGGTCCGAGGGTGCGGTCCAACATGCGATTATTCGGCGATATCTTCAGAAACCAGGCTCCGTACAGTACGATGTTCAGACTAGCAGGGTCATACAAACTCACAAAGGCGGTAGGTTTGCACAGGGAATATCACAAATGGCACTCTCCCAGCCTGGGCCGCGATATGGAACTGACCGTCTACGGTCATGCCGGACTCCCCGCCATCGTATTTCCTACCTCGCAGGGCCGCTTCTACGAGTTTGAAGATCGCGGCATGGTCGCCGCCATCGAGCACAAGATCAACAACGGAGAGGTCCAGCTCTACTGCGTCGATTCCGTCGATGCAGAGTCCTGGTACAACAAGTCCGTCGGCCCTGACTGGCGCATCGCACGCCACGTCCAGTACGACAACTACATCGTCCATGAGGTCGTTCCCTTCCTCCGCAACAAGAACTGGAACCGTCAGATCGCCTCGATTGGCTGCAGCTTTGGCGGCTTCCACGCCGTCAACGTCGCCATGAAGCACCCCGACATCTTCACCGCCTTCCTCTCCATGTCCGGCGCCTTCGATCTTTCAGGCTTCCTGGGCGGTTATCACGACCAGAACGTCTACTTCAACCAGCCGCTGCAGTACCTCGCCAACATGAGCGACGCCTGGTTCCTCGATCGCTATCGCGGGAGCAGCTACGTCCTCGCCACCGGCGTGCATGATCAGTGCTGGGACTTCAACGTCAAGCTCGCCCACGTCATGCGCTCGCGCGGCATCCCCGTCCGCCTTGATGTCTGGGGCGATGACACCGGCCACGACTGGCCCTATTGGCACAAGATGATCCAAACGTATTTGTAACCTCCCACGAATATCGTCATTCTGAGCGAAGCGAAGAATCCCCGTATTGGCTTTTGCTGTTGCCTTTGCATCTGAGCTATCAAGGAGTCGCAATGAAGAAGATCGGCGTGCTGTTCGGTATGGAGAACACCTTTCCCGGTGCTCTCGTGGAACGAATCAACTCCATGCAGGTGGACGACATCTCCGCCGAGTTCGTGCAGGTGGGCGGCGTCAAGATGGACGAGCCCAGCCCCTACGCGGTCATCGTCGACCGCATCTCCCACGACATGCCCTTCTATCGCGGCTACCTGAAGAACGCCGCGCTCCACGGCACCCACATCATCAACAATCCCTTCTGGTGGTCGGCCGACGACAAGTTCTTCAACTACGCTCTCGCCGCCAAGCTCGGCGTCGCCGTGCCGAAGACCGTGCTGCTCCCCCACAAGCACTATCCACCCGATATCAACCAGCAGTCCGTCCGCAACCTGGAGTTCCCTCTCGACTGGCCCGGCATCTTCGAGTACATCGGCTTTCCTGCCTTCCTCAAGCCGCACGACGGCGGCGGCTGGAAGGACGTCTGGCATGTTCACAACCCGGACGAGTTCTTTCACGCATACGACCAGAGCCGCGACCTCTGCATGACGCTCCAGGCCGCCGTCAAATTCAAGGAGTACTTCCGGTGCTACGTCGTCGGCCGCAACGACGTCAAGATCATGCCCTACGATCCCAGCCGTCCGAACGCCGAGCGCTACGTTATGGACCCACCCGAGTACGACCCCAAGCTGCTCGCCCGCGTGGAGAAGGACGCCCTTACCCTCTGCCGCGCCCTTGGCTACGACCTCAACACGGTCGAGTTCGCGGTGGAAGACGGCATCCCCTACGCCATCGACTTCATGAACCCCGCCCCCGACGCCGACTACCACTCGGTAGGCCCGGATAACTTTGAGTGGATCGTCGACAAGATGGCCAGGCTGGCCATCGCCAAAGCCCAGCAAGGCGTTGCCTCCGGCAGCGACCTCAACTACGCAGCCTTCCTCAATGGCACCCCGTCTTCAGGCTCGGCGAAAGTGTCGGCCAAGAAGACGGCAATCAAAAAGTCGGTCCCAGCTGTCGTCAAGAAGGTCGCAGCAAAAAAGGTCGCGGCTAAGAAAAACGCTACGAAGTAGAGCGCATGCCGTTGTTGTTTTTGGAAACTTCCCATGGGGAAGCTCGCGAGACTGCGTCATTGCCTGAGGGCAGATGAGAGGATCGCGAGTAAGTTTGATGTGGGATTTTTCGCTGTGTTCACATGGGTTGGGTAGGCTTGGGTAACCGACATGACCAGCAAACGAACTAAGTCTCAGCAATCACACGAGCCGGATGCGGCGCAGGAGCTTGCGCCGGTCGAGATGACACCCACGAATATGGCAACGGAAGCAGCGCTGGCAGGCTCGGAGGAGGACGGAGTGGATCTTGCTCCGAAAAGCTCTGCGGCGGCTAAAAGAGCCGTGAAGAGTGCGGCGAAACAGATCTCCGCAGGTAAGGGTGGTGCTAAGCGCGCTGGGAAGAAGGCTGCCGAGACGCCGGTAGAGAGCCGGTACTTCAATCGGGATGAGAGCTGGCTGCGGTTCAATCAGCGGGTGCTGGAAGAGGCGCAGGACGAGAAGAATCCGCTGCTGGAACGGGTGAAGTTTCTGGCGATTACGGCCAGCAATCTGGACGAGTTTGTGGAGATCCGGGTGGCGGGTGTGCTACAGCGGATTGAAGATGGGCTGGGATTGACACAGGGTGCGGATGAGGGTGGGCTGACGCAGGAGGAGCGGCTGGCTCGGGTGAGCGGGCAGATGGCTGCGTTTGTGGCGGCGCAGTACAGGTGCTGGAACGAGCAGTTGCTGCCTTCGTTGAAGGCGGCTGGGGTTCATGTGCTGCGGTGGGGGAAGCTATCGCCCGAGGCGAGGACTCACGCGTTGAAGTTCTATGAAGATGAGGTCGATCCTCTGCTGACGCCGGTGACGATCGATCCTAGCCATCCATTTCCAAGGGTGCTGAATAAAGCGTTGTGTATCGCGCTGCTGCTGCGACATAAACGCAGGGGGCCGGCAGGGTTGAGGCCGGGTAAGGTGCTGGGCGTGGTGACGGTGCCGAGGAGTTTGCCGAGGCTGGTTTGTCTGCCTTCGCCGGAGGGGCGGCAGGATTTTATCTTTCTGCATGAGCTGATCGAATCCCAGGTGGAGAAGATGTTCCGGGGGTATGAGGTGCTGGGAAAGGCGGCGTTCCGGGTGACGAGGAACAGCAATCTTTATATGCAGGAGGAGGAGTCGCGGAGTGTGCTGGAGAGCGTGCGGGCGGAGCTGCATAACCGGCGCAAGGGCGACGCGGTGAGGCTGGAGATTGAGACGTCAGCCGCGGAGGAGATCGTCGATGGGCTGCGGACGAACTTTGAGCTGGACGAGCAGCAGGTGTTCAAGACGGATGGGCCGGTGAACCTTTCTCGGCTGATGAATCTGTACAGCGAGGCGAAGCTGCCGGGGCTGAAGTATCCGGCGTTCAGTGGGAAGCAGTACAAGTTGAGCGGCAAGAATGAGGACCTGTTTGCGGAACTGCGGGAGAAGGATGTGATGCTGCATCATCCGTTCGACAGCTACAGGACGGTGGAAGAGTTTATTGGAGCGGGTGCGAGGGATGAGAGAGTGATCTCGATGAAGCAGACCTTGTATCGGACGAGTAAGGACTCACCGATCTTCCGGGCGCTGATTGAGGCGGCGCAGAGCAAGGATGTGACGGTGGTGGTGGAGCTGATGGCGCGGTTCGATGAGGACTCGAACATACGGTGGGCGCGGGAGCTGGAGGATGCTGGGGTTGGGGTGTTCCACGGGATCTTTGGGCTGAAGACGCATTGCAAGCTGGCGCTGCTGGTGAGACGGGATGCGGATGGGCATGTGAGGCGGTATGCGCACCTGGGGACCGGGAACTATAACCCGGTGACGGCTCGGTTCTATACGGATATTAGTTTGCAGACCTCGAAGCCGGAGATGACGGTGGCAGTGCAGAAGGTGTTCAACTACCTGACAGCCGAGTCGGAGGCTGAGGCGGATGCGTATCAACCGCTGCTCGTGGCCCCACTGACGTTATCAACGGACTTGATTCGGCTGATTGGGCGGGAGGCGGATCATGCCAAGGCGGGGAGACCCGCGCGGATTGTGGCGAAGATGAATGGGCTGCTGGATGGGAAGACGGTGGAGGCGCTTTATGCGGCCTCTGAGGCTGGGGTGGAGGTGGAGTTGATCGTGCGCGGGATGTGCTCGCTGCGGCCCGGGGTTAAGGGGATGAGCGAGCGGATCAAGGTACGGTCGATTGTGGGGCAGTATCTAGAACACAGCAGGATCTTTGAGTTTGCGAATGGGGGGAAGGCGGAGGTTTACTGCGGGAGTGCGGACTGGATGCCGAGGAACCTGTATGAGCGGTGTGAGGTGGTGTTTCCGGTGACTGAGCCTGCGCTTGCGAAGCGGCTGCGGGAGGAGATTTTGGGGGCTTATTTGCGGGATAACGTGAAGGCTCGGATGCTGCTGGCGAGTGGGGAGTATGTGCGGGCTGAGGCGAAGGGGGAGCGGTTCAGTGCGCAGGAGTACTTTATGGGGCTGGCTTGCTAGTTGGGTGAGGGCAAAAGAAAGCGGCGAGTCCCTTTGGGGCTCGCCGCTTTGCTTTGGGCTTGCTGGAGTGCTACTGGACGGTGACCTGGTAGGTGTAGTTGTGGTGGATGGTATTGGTGCCGTCTGAGCCTGCGGTGTTGATGGTGAGGATGGAGGTGCCGAAGGGGGTGCCGCCGTTGGCTCCGTTGGTGGCTGCTACGCCGTTGCCGCAGCCCAGGTTGGCGGTGATGCCGAGGGCCAGGAGGACGAGCAGGACGGTGGGGAGACGGCGGCGCTTGCGGCCGGGAAGCAGCAGGCAGAGGAGAGCGGCGAGGCTTGCGGTGCCGGCGAGGTTACGGGCGAAGATGCCGGGGGTGGTGTTGGCGGCCCGGATGGGTGCGGTGGTGGTGACCGTCAGGGTGGTGGTGCTGCCGCCGGTGGTGAGGGTGGTGGGGTTGAAGGAGCAGGTGATGCCGGTGCCTACGGGCGGCATGCAGCCGAAGGCTACGGTGCCCGTGTAGCCGCCGATATCTGTAAGGAGGAGGGAGACGGTGCCGGACTGGCCCTGGGTGAGGGTGAGGGTGGTGGGGCTGACGAAGGTGACGGAGTAGTCGGTGAGGCCTATGGTGATGTTGTTGGAGGTGACGGAGGCGAAGTTGCCGTCGCCGTTATAGACGGCGTAGACGGTGGAGTTGCCTACGGGGAAGTTGGTGGAGGAGTACGTGGCGATGGCCACGCCTGCACCTGAGGCGGTGAGGGTGGCCGTGCCGAGGGCGGTGGGGGTGGTGCCGGCGAGGTAGAAGGTGACGGTGCCGGTGGGACTCGCGCCGGCGGTGGTGAGGCCGGTGACGCTGGCGGTGAGGACGACGTCGAGGCCGGCGGTGCCGGTGGTTACGTTGGACTTGAGGGTGATGGCGGCGGTGGAGGTGGTGCCTGAGCCGGTGCCGAGGACGATGCCGTTGGAGGTGCTGGTGGCGTAGACGGTGTCGCCGCTATAGATGGCGGTGAGGGTGTGGTTGGGAGAGGTGCTGAGGGTGGCGTTGGTGGTGGCCGTGGCGATGTTGTTGGCGACCGTGACGATGACCGCGCCGCTGAGGGGGGTGAGGCCGTCGTAGAAGGTGACGGTGCCGCTGATGGCTGTGCTGCCGAGGGTGGGAGCCTGGACGGTGGCGGTGAGGGCTACGCTCTGGCCGGCTACCGGCGGGTTGGGGACCGCGGCGAGGGTAGTGGTGGTGGCGAGACCTTTGCTGGGCGCGGGGCCGGAGGTGGAGGTGCTCGTGATGGCGATGTTTGCCGCGGTGCAGGTGAAGGAGGCGTTGTTGGGGCAGGTGATCTGAAGGGTATAGCTTCCGGCGATGGGCGCGGGGATGATGACCTGGCCGGTGCCGGTGTTGCCGCCGTTGTTGATGGTGAAGATGCCGGTGGAGACGGCGCTGCCGATGGTGAGGATGCTGGCCTGGAAGGTGCTGCCTGCGGGAAGCTGGCCGTTGTTGGGAAGGGTGACCGTGACCGTGAGGGTGGATGTGCTGTTGGTGGTGAAGCTGGGAGGCTGGAGATCGGTCATGAGTGCGCCGACGGTCGCGCCGACGGTGAAGGTGACGGGGTTGCCGGTGCTTGCCGCGTAGACGGTGTCGCCGCCGTAAGCGGTGGTTACGGTGTAGTTGCCGATGGGGAGAGCCGGGAGTTTCACGGTGGCTGTTCCGCCGGTGACCGGGGCGGTGAAGGTGGTTCCTGCTC is a window of Granulicella tundricola MP5ACTX9 DNA encoding:
- a CDS encoding alpha/beta hydrolase gives rise to the protein MRIGEPQTGVQTAVQAEPASLVRMETEPEDRIERLELFELHSAVLPEPETRCVCVYLPECYESEPERHFPVFYLHDGQNLIDGRTSYIPGRTWRVGETADRMIAEGLVEPVILVGVANTGLRRMAEYTPTKDFRMGGGDGKLYGRLLVEELKPHIDHEFRTLRGAVHTGLGGSSLGGLISLYLGLGHPETFGQLAVMSPSIWWDHRSLLQFVKQARPRPETKIWLDIGTGEGMRHVRDTELLERLLIQQGWRPGEDLQTLIVPDAVHDEDAWAARFDQVLRFLFPAR
- a CDS encoding esterase family protein, producing MFRLAGSYKLTKAVGLHREYHKWHSPSLGRDMELTVYGHAGLPAIVFPTSQGRFYEFEDRGMVAAIEHKINNGEVQLYCVDSVDAESWYNKSVGPDWRIARHVQYDNYIVHEVVPFLRNKNWNRQIASIGCSFGGFHAVNVAMKHPDIFTAFLSMSGAFDLSGFLGGYHDQNVYFNQPLQYLANMSDAWFLDRYRGSSYVLATGVHDQCWDFNVKLAHVMRSRGIPVRLDVWGDDTGHDWPYWHKMIQTYL
- a CDS encoding ATP-grasp domain-containing protein, with protein sequence MKKIGVLFGMENTFPGALVERINSMQVDDISAEFVQVGGVKMDEPSPYAVIVDRISHDMPFYRGYLKNAALHGTHIINNPFWWSADDKFFNYALAAKLGVAVPKTVLLPHKHYPPDINQQSVRNLEFPLDWPGIFEYIGFPAFLKPHDGGGWKDVWHVHNPDEFFHAYDQSRDLCMTLQAAVKFKEYFRCYVVGRNDVKIMPYDPSRPNAERYVMDPPEYDPKLLARVEKDALTLCRALGYDLNTVEFAVEDGIPYAIDFMNPAPDADYHSVGPDNFEWIVDKMARLAIAKAQQGVASGSDLNYAAFLNGTPSSGSAKVSAKKTAIKKSVPAVVKKVAAKKVAAKKNATK
- the ppk1 gene encoding polyphosphate kinase 1 — encoded protein: MTSKRTKSQQSHEPDAAQELAPVEMTPTNMATEAALAGSEEDGVDLAPKSSAAAKRAVKSAAKQISAGKGGAKRAGKKAAETPVESRYFNRDESWLRFNQRVLEEAQDEKNPLLERVKFLAITASNLDEFVEIRVAGVLQRIEDGLGLTQGADEGGLTQEERLARVSGQMAAFVAAQYRCWNEQLLPSLKAAGVHVLRWGKLSPEARTHALKFYEDEVDPLLTPVTIDPSHPFPRVLNKALCIALLLRHKRRGPAGLRPGKVLGVVTVPRSLPRLVCLPSPEGRQDFIFLHELIESQVEKMFRGYEVLGKAAFRVTRNSNLYMQEEESRSVLESVRAELHNRRKGDAVRLEIETSAAEEIVDGLRTNFELDEQQVFKTDGPVNLSRLMNLYSEAKLPGLKYPAFSGKQYKLSGKNEDLFAELREKDVMLHHPFDSYRTVEEFIGAGARDERVISMKQTLYRTSKDSPIFRALIEAAQSKDVTVVVELMARFDEDSNIRWARELEDAGVGVFHGIFGLKTHCKLALLVRRDADGHVRRYAHLGTGNYNPVTARFYTDISLQTSKPEMTVAVQKVFNYLTAESEAEADAYQPLLVAPLTLSTDLIRLIGREADHAKAGRPARIVAKMNGLLDGKTVEALYAASEAGVEVELIVRGMCSLRPGVKGMSERIKVRSIVGQYLEHSRIFEFANGGKAEVYCGSADWMPRNLYERCEVVFPVTEPALAKRLREEILGAYLRDNVKARMLLASGEYVRAEAKGERFSAQEYFMGLAC